The following are from one region of the Phormidium sp. PBR-2020 genome:
- a CDS encoding glycosyltransferase family 2 protein: MFFTVIIPTYNRLPILKKCLQGLAQQQLNPPIQGYEVIVVDDGSNDGTWDWLNSYKPKMPQLHCFRQTNAGPAAARNRGLDQAQGDIIVFIDSDLVVTDGFLQAHAQGLQQAIQQLGHQRLFTYGAVINTCNFDNPTAEPYKLTDFSAAYFATGNVAIPKVLLDKVGNFDTRFKHYGWEDLELGVRLKKIGVKLIKCPEAAGYHWNPAFSLERLPALIEREQQRAKTGVLFYQKHPTWDVRLMIQMTIFHRALWGLLSLRGYLNEHRLSGLLQWLIQRGQSQLALEIARIFLNWYHVQAVRDAYRQLQQQTS, from the coding sequence ATGTTTTTTACTGTTATCATTCCCACCTACAATCGCCTACCCATCTTAAAAAAGTGCCTGCAAGGATTAGCACAGCAACAGCTCAATCCCCCCATTCAAGGCTATGAAGTCATTGTGGTTGATGACGGGTCTAATGATGGCACGTGGGACTGGTTAAATTCCTATAAACCCAAGATGCCTCAGTTGCATTGTTTCCGACAAACAAATGCCGGCCCTGCCGCCGCGCGTAACCGAGGACTCGACCAAGCCCAAGGGGATATTATTGTCTTTATCGACAGTGATTTAGTGGTGACCGATGGCTTTTTACAAGCTCATGCCCAGGGATTACAACAGGCAATACAACAACTCGGCCATCAACGTCTTTTCACCTATGGAGCCGTCATTAACACCTGTAATTTTGACAATCCCACCGCCGAACCTTACAAACTCACAGACTTTTCTGCCGCCTATTTTGCCACCGGCAATGTAGCTATTCCTAAAGTTTTATTAGATAAAGTCGGCAACTTTGACACCCGATTTAAACACTATGGTTGGGAAGACTTAGAATTGGGCGTTCGACTCAAAAAAATCGGAGTTAAACTCATTAAATGTCCCGAAGCCGCTGGCTATCATTGGAACCCGGCGTTTTCCTTAGAACGATTACCCGCCTTAATCGAGCGAGAACAGCAACGGGCCAAAACTGGGGTGTTGTTCTACCAAAAACATCCCACCTGGGACGTGCGGCTGATGATTCAGATGACCATCTTCCATCGGGCCCTGTGGGGACTCTTATCCTTGCGAGGTTACTTAAACGAACATCGCCTCTCGGGACTGTTGCAATGGCTGATTCAGCGAGGTCAGTCTCAACTGGCCCTAGAAATTGCTCGGATTTTCCTAAATTGGTATCATGTTCAGGCTGTACGGGATGCCTACCGGCAGCTACAACAGCAAACCTCCTAG
- a CDS encoding putative DNA binding domain-containing protein codes for MQDSELTELFGAMESDRVERKASNADGKKIRQAICAFANDLANHRKPGVLFIGVHDDGTCANLSITDSLLVSLASIRSEGKILPFPVLTVRQTSIGGCHLAVIIVEPSDAPPVRFEGRTYIRVGPRRAIATPEEERRLNEKRRARDLPFDLRPFPSASLDDLDLNQFEREYLPVALARDILDANQRSLTQQLISLRFATPETHPSPTSLGLLVIGKEPRQFIPGFYIQFLRFDGTEMLDPIQDSQEITGSLASLLRQIDEVLRINISTASNITQHPLEVQKPDYPIVALQQVIRNAVMHRSYEATHAPTRVYWFRDRIEIHSPGGLFGQVNRQNFGQVTDYRNPHLAEAMKNLGYVQRFGLGIPLTQQELKKNGNPPADFNIQDSAILVTLRKSL; via the coding sequence ATGCAAGACTCGGAGTTAACGGAACTGTTCGGGGCGATGGAGTCGGATCGGGTTGAACGGAAAGCCTCGAATGCTGATGGCAAAAAAATTAGACAGGCGATTTGTGCCTTTGCCAATGATCTGGCGAATCACCGAAAACCAGGTGTTCTGTTTATTGGTGTTCATGATGATGGAACTTGCGCGAATCTAAGCATCACCGATTCCCTCCTCGTCAGCTTAGCTAGTATCCGTTCAGAAGGTAAAATTCTGCCCTTTCCTGTCTTAACAGTTCGCCAAACATCGATTGGCGGTTGTCACCTGGCTGTCATCATTGTTGAGCCGTCTGATGCTCCCCCAGTCCGCTTTGAGGGACGAACCTATATTCGTGTCGGGCCACGACGGGCGATCGCCACCCCAGAAGAAGAACGCCGCCTCAATGAAAAACGGCGCGCTAGAGACTTACCCTTTGATTTACGTCCTTTTCCCTCAGCCAGCTTAGACGATTTAGACCTGAACCAATTTGAACGGGAGTATTTACCCGTGGCTCTCGCCCGAGATATCCTGGATGCCAACCAGCGATCGCTGACCCAACAGTTAATTTCCCTACGCTTTGCCACCCCAGAGACCCATCCATCTCCCACTAGCTTGGGACTGTTGGTTATTGGCAAAGAACCCAGACAATTTATCCCAGGATTTTACATTCAATTTCTGCGGTTTGATGGAACAGAAATGCTCGACCCCATTCAAGATAGTCAAGAAATAACGGGGTCTTTGGCTTCTCTCTTAAGACAAATAGACGAAGTATTACGCATCAATATCTCCACGGCATCAAATATCACGCAACACCCCCTAGAAGTCCAAAAACCAGACTATCCCATTGTGGCGCTGCAACAAGTCATCCGTAATGCTGTCATGCACCGTTCCTATGAGGCCACTCATGCGCCAACTCGGGTTTACTGGTTTCGCGATCGCATTGAAATTCACAGTCCTGGGGGGCTATTTGGACAAGTCAACCGCCAAAACTTCGGTCAAGTGACTGACTATCGCAATCCCCATCTTGCCGAAGCCATGAAAAACCTAGGCTATGTCCAACGCTTTGGTCTTGGGATTCCCCTTACCCAACAAGAACTCAAGAAAAATGGCAATCCTCCGGCTGACTTTAATATCCAAGACTCGGCAATTCTTGTAACCCTTCGTAAGTCCCTATGA
- a CDS encoding ParA family protein, which yields MNAPILAFFNNKGRVGKTYLVYHLAWMYSHLGLRVLAADLDPQANLTSAFLNEDRLEEIWDLSPANSCNTIFRASQPLLRGIGDISPPELEIIEDDLALLVGDLQLSGLEDELSNQWSGCLDRKERAFRVISAFWRILMQASETHQADVVLVDLGPNLGAINRAALIAADYLVVPLSPDLFSLQGLKNLGPTVKRWRTEWQERLTKNPAEDLRLPPGNMKPIGYIILQHGIRFDRPVQAFQRWILRIPDVYHQQVLYQDEPYTEEPQSDPHRLALLKHYQSLMPMAQEARKPIFDLKPADGAIGAHITAVRKVYDDFQRLAVRIAQETGLSLADAPGIESYLQESLPKKHPH from the coding sequence ATGAACGCACCCATTCTGGCATTTTTCAACAACAAAGGGAGAGTTGGAAAAACGTATCTAGTCTATCATCTTGCCTGGATGTATTCTCATTTAGGGTTGCGAGTCCTGGCGGCTGATCTCGATCCTCAAGCGAATCTAACCTCAGCTTTTCTAAACGAAGACCGACTTGAAGAAATTTGGGATCTCTCTCCAGCCAACTCTTGTAATACCATCTTTAGGGCCAGCCAACCCCTACTCCGAGGTATCGGTGACATTAGTCCCCCAGAACTTGAAATCATTGAGGATGATTTAGCCCTACTGGTGGGAGATTTACAACTGTCAGGATTGGAGGATGAATTATCTAACCAATGGTCTGGTTGCTTAGACCGCAAAGAACGAGCTTTTCGCGTCATTTCCGCCTTCTGGCGCATTTTAATGCAAGCCAGTGAGACTCACCAAGCTGATGTCGTTCTCGTCGATTTAGGGCCGAACCTCGGTGCCATTAACCGTGCCGCGTTAATTGCGGCGGATTACCTGGTTGTTCCCTTATCTCCAGATCTATTCTCGCTTCAGGGACTGAAAAACTTAGGACCGACGGTTAAACGTTGGCGGACAGAATGGCAAGAACGTCTGACTAAGAATCCAGCCGAGGATTTACGACTCCCCCCAGGAAACATGAAACCCATCGGCTACATTATTTTGCAACATGGGATTCGCTTTGATCGGCCGGTTCAAGCCTTTCAGCGTTGGATTCTGCGCATCCCGGATGTTTACCATCAACAAGTCCTCTACCAAGATGAACCTTATACGGAGGAACCCCAATCTGATCCTCATCGGTTAGCCCTCCTGAAACATTATCAAAGTTTAATGCCGATGGCTCAGGAAGCCCGCAAACCCATTTTTGATCTCAAACCGGCCGATGGTGCAATTGGCGCACATATCACGGCGGTTCGCAAGGTCTATGATGACTTTCAGCGGTTAGCCGTCCGGATTGCTCAAGAGACTGGACTCTCTCTAGCCGATGCACCTGGGATAGAGTCGTATCTTCAGGAGTCTCTACCAAAAAAACATCCGCATTAA
- a CDS encoding phycocyanobilin:ferredoxin oxidoreductase, which yields MTSSVRSQQHPLIQQLADAIESTWQTHLDLEPYQLPEDLGYVEGRLEGEKLVIENSCYQSREFRKMHLELAKVGKNLDILHCVMFPRPTYALPMFGTDLVGGRGQISAAIVDLSPTTADLTLTSDYRHDLDALPQVNFSQVRDLPEWGDIFSDFCLFIRPSDEGEEQQFLQRVTDYLKVHCQRATASQPVSGEALAQVRAGQLYYCNKQRQNDKTRRVLEKAFGEAWAERYMTSVLFDLPPEAAA from the coding sequence ATGACCTCTTCGGTGCGATCGCAGCAACATCCCCTGATTCAACAACTCGCCGATGCCATCGAGTCCACATGGCAAACCCATCTCGACCTTGAACCCTATCAACTTCCCGAGGATTTAGGCTACGTGGAAGGGCGACTGGAGGGGGAAAAACTGGTCATTGAGAATAGCTGTTACCAGTCTCGGGAGTTTCGCAAGATGCACCTAGAACTGGCCAAAGTGGGCAAGAACCTGGACATTCTCCATTGTGTCATGTTTCCCCGCCCCACCTATGCCCTGCCCATGTTTGGCACCGATTTAGTGGGGGGACGGGGACAAATCAGTGCGGCGATCGTCGATTTATCCCCCACAACCGCAGATCTAACCCTCACCTCAGACTACCGTCACGACTTAGACGCTTTACCTCAGGTCAACTTTTCTCAAGTGCGTGATTTACCCGAATGGGGCGACATTTTTTCTGACTTTTGCCTCTTCATTCGTCCTTCTGATGAGGGGGAAGAACAGCAATTTCTACAACGAGTGACCGACTATCTGAAAGTTCACTGTCAACGGGCCACCGCCAGTCAACCGGTCAGTGGAGAAGCCCTTGCACAGGTGCGAGCAGGACAGTTGTATTACTGTAACAAACAACGGCAGAATGATAAGACTCGGCGTGTACTAGAGAAAGCCTTTGGGGAGGCTTGGGCCGAACGCTATATGACCTCAGTTCTCTTTGACTTGCCCCCAGAAGCCGCCGCCTAG